GCGCCCAAGAATGGGGATAAGAAAGCTGTGGATATTGATGATATCATATCCAGGAGGAAAGCGAAGAAAGAGGCTGAACTGAAaaagaagcagcagaaggagaaaaagaggagggaggaggaaggagaggaggagagtgaAGGTGAAGATGCCGACTCTGATGGCGGTATGTCAGTGGACTTTCAGGACGACGAATTGCTTGCTGCAGACGGATTTGGTATGGGTGCCGATGGTGCAGATGAGAGTGACGACGATGTGGAGAACGGCTCCAATGACAGCGACGATTCGGAGGGAAAGGgcagcgaggacgaggagagtgGTGATGAatataatgatgatgatgctgcttCCGATAACGACTCAGTTGCCACTCCAGTACACCATCCTGATGACGAAGCAGCGTCTGACGAGGAATCTGAAGCCGAGAGCGAGGTTGATGCtgaggaagcagagaagcGCAAGGCTTTCTTTGCACCTGAAGAAAAGTCCACAGCCGTGTCGACTTTTAATCGATCGTTTCAGGACTTCAATCTGTCTCGACCCATCCTCCGTGGTTTGGCATCTGTCAATTTCACCACGCCGACTCCCATCCAGCAAAAGACGATCCCCGTGGCTCTCCTTGGAAAAGACATCGTGGGTAGTGCTGTTACTGGCTCAGGAAAGACTGCTGCGTTCGTTGTTCCCATTCTCGAGCGTCTGCTGTTCCGCCCTCGAAAAGTTCCCACCAGTCGTGTTGCTATCCTTATGCCCACTCGTGAATTGGCCGTTCAGTGTTACAATGTGGCTACAAAACTGGCTACTCATACTGATATTACCTTTTGTCAACTTGTCGGTGGTTTCAGTCTTCGCGAGCAGGAGAACATCTTGAAAAAGCGCCCCGACGTGATCATTGCTACTCCTGGTCGTTTTATCGACCACATGCGGAATTCCCCCAGCTTCACTGTCGACACACTGGAGATTTTGGTTCtcgatgaagctgatcgGATGTTGGAAGATGGTTTCGCTGACGAACTTAACGAAATCTTAACAACCATTCCCAAGTCGCGGCAAACAATGCTCTTTTCGGCTACAATGACAGACTCCGTGGACAAGCTCATTCGGGTTGGTCTCAACCGTCCAGTTCGCTTGATGGTCGACTCGAAGAAAAATACATCCATGAATCTGACCCAGGAGTTCGTCCGGTTACGGCCAGGTAGGGAGGACAAGCGCTTGGGATATCTTCTTTACCTGTGCAACGAAATCTACACTGGACGGGTTATCGTCTTCTTCCGGCAGAAGCGCGAAGCCCATCGGGTTCGCATTGTCTTTGGATTATTGGGACTTAAAGCGGCAGAGCTACATGGTAGTATGAGCCAAGAACAGGTATGCCAACTTATCAACCAGATAGTTACTTGAAACTGAACTAATCGGCACTGCAGCGTATTAAAAGTGTCGAGAACTTCCGAGAAGGCAAAGTAGCCTTCCTACTTGCTACTGATTTGGCGTCCCGTGGTCTGGACATCAAGGGTGTCGAAACGGTCATCAACTACGAAGCGCCTCAGAGCCATGAGATCTACCTGCATCGTGTTGGTCGAACAGCTCGTGCTGGCCGTTCCGGACGCGCATGCACCATTGCAGCTGAGCCGGACCGCAAGATCGTCAAGTCGGCCGTGAAGGCCGGCAAAGCACAAGGGGCCAAGATTGTCAGCCGCGTCGTTGACCCAGCCGTTGCGGATGAATGGGCCGCTAAAGCCAAGGgcttgg
The DNA window shown above is from Aspergillus fumigatus Af293 chromosome 1, whole genome shotgun sequence and carries:
- the drs1 gene encoding putative ATP-dependent RNA helicase DRS1: MAPNAATKKRAAARDDDFVLTLSDDENDIFENGVEEDGDNAQEDTLSSSKKRKREAAEAPKGKNKKQKQLKKSKKGESAAGAVSDDQSSEEDEAEAMDAGEDDGALDSEFEFDVGGNANTGVIEGFDGWEARNGASLADAPKNGDKKAVDIDDIISRRKAKKEAELKKKQQKEKKRREEEGEEESEGEDADSDGGMSVDFQDDELLAADGFGMGADGADESDDDVENGSNDSDDSEGKGSEDEESGDEYNDDDAASDNDSVATPVHHPDDEAASDEESEAESEVDAEEAEKRKAFFAPEEKSTAVSTFNRSFQDFNLSRPILRGLASVNFTTPTPIQQKTIPVALLGKDIVGSAVTGSGKTAAFVVPILERLLFRPRKVPTSRVAILMPTRELAVQCYNVATKLATHTDITFCQLVGGFSLREQENILKKRPDVIIATPGRFIDHMRNSPSFTVDTLEILVLDEADRMLEDGFADELNEILTTIPKSRQTMLFSATMTDSVDKLIRVGLNRPVRLMVDSKKNTSMNLTQEFVRLRPGREDKRLGYLLYLCNEIYTGRVIVFFRQKREAHRVRIVFGLLGLKAAELHGSMSQEQRIKSVENFREGKVAFLLATDLASRGLDIKGVETVINYEAPQSHEIYLHRVGRTARAGRSGRACTIAAEPDRKIVKSAVKAGKAQGAKIVSRVVDPAVADEWAAKAKGLEDEIEEVLQEEKLEKQMAQAEMQVTKGENLIKHEAEIMSRPKRTWFETERDKRAARKLGATELNGPSKKDKVKLSNKDKKRLDDARQRHEGNIGWKKGKADREAPKQGKNKGGKTKSDKKNKIKMKGKK